The following proteins are encoded in a genomic region of Paenibacillus sp. FSL H3-0469:
- a CDS encoding DUF5605 domain-containing protein — MANPKEAGQAEAFQGRISISVPDQTSQWGVCEIVLQGGPAGGNPFTEVALQAEFSMGDRSVLVLGFYDGDGVYRIRFMPEHQGRWTFRTSSNAPALHGLEGELECIAAAGENHGPVRVRNTFHFAYADGTPYLPVGTTCYAWTHQGDEMERQTLDTLKASSFNKIRMCVFPKSYSYNENEPEYYPYEGSVQAGWDYSRFNPAFFRHLEERIADLGELGVEADLILFHPYDRWGFADMGKEADDRYLRYLVARLSAYRHIWWSLANEYDFMSNKLLADWERYAHIVTSYDPYGHLISNHNGIAFYDFNQPWVTHCSIQRVDAYKTSENTDEWRRRWNKPVVIDECVYEGNVEHGWGNITGEEMVRRFWEGAVRGGYVGHGETYLHPEDKLWWAKGGQLYGTSPERIAFLRRVLEEGPSEGLNPLPSDWDLPRAGVENEYYLYYFGFNRPGFRQFTMNPEFRYKVELLDTWNMTVEELTGSYQGTFRVDLPGRTYMAVRMTRLHDEYDLEAK, encoded by the coding sequence ATGGCTAATCCGAAGGAAGCAGGGCAGGCTGAAGCATTTCAGGGGAGGATCTCCATATCGGTGCCGGACCAGACTTCGCAGTGGGGGGTATGTGAAATTGTACTGCAAGGAGGCCCTGCAGGGGGCAATCCGTTTACAGAGGTAGCGCTGCAGGCGGAATTCTCGATGGGAGACCGTTCGGTTCTGGTTCTGGGCTTCTATGATGGAGACGGGGTGTACCGCATCCGCTTCATGCCGGAGCACCAGGGGAGGTGGACGTTCCGGACCAGCAGCAATGCGCCTGCTCTGCATGGACTTGAGGGGGAACTGGAATGCATAGCGGCGGCAGGGGAGAATCATGGCCCGGTCCGGGTGCGGAACACCTTTCATTTTGCCTATGCGGACGGAACGCCCTATCTTCCTGTCGGCACCACCTGCTACGCCTGGACCCACCAGGGGGACGAAATGGAGCGTCAGACACTGGATACGCTGAAAGCGTCTTCTTTTAACAAAATAAGAATGTGCGTGTTCCCGAAATCCTACTCCTATAACGAGAATGAACCGGAGTACTATCCTTATGAAGGCTCGGTCCAGGCAGGCTGGGATTACAGCCGGTTCAACCCGGCATTCTTCCGGCATCTGGAGGAGCGGATTGCAGACCTTGGGGAGCTGGGCGTCGAGGCCGACCTGATTCTGTTCCACCCGTATGACCGCTGGGGCTTCGCAGATATGGGCAAGGAGGCGGATGACCGCTATCTCCGGTACCTTGTAGCCAGACTCTCGGCTTACCGCCATATCTGGTGGTCGCTGGCCAATGAATATGATTTCATGAGCAACAAGCTGCTGGCCGACTGGGAGAGGTACGCGCATATTGTAACGTCTTATGACCCTTACGGGCACCTGATCTCTAATCACAACGGTATAGCCTTCTATGATTTCAACCAGCCCTGGGTTACGCATTGCAGTATTCAGCGTGTGGATGCATACAAGACCTCCGAGAATACGGACGAATGGAGACGGCGCTGGAATAAGCCTGTCGTAATCGATGAATGTGTCTACGAGGGTAATGTCGAGCATGGCTGGGGAAATATTACCGGGGAAGAGATGGTCCGGCGCTTCTGGGAAGGTGCGGTCCGTGGAGGATATGTGGGACATGGGGAAACCTACCTGCACCCGGAGGATAAGCTCTGGTGGGCCAAGGGCGGCCAGCTGTATGGCACGAGTCCTGAGCGGATTGCTTTTCTGCGGCGTGTGCTGGAGGAAGGGCCTTCAGAGGGGCTGAACCCGTTGCCTTCAGATTGGGATCTGCCCAGAGCCGGCGTGGAGAATGAATATTATCTCTACTATTTCGGATTCAACCGGCCGGGCTTCCGCCAATTCACGATGAACCCGGAGTTCCGCTACAAGGTGGAGCTGCTGGATACCTGGAACATGACGGTGGAAGAGCTTACGGGTAGCTATCAGGGAACCTTCAGGGTCGATCTTCCGGGACGGACCTATATGGCGGTGAGAATGACTCGCCTGCACGATGAGTATGACTTGGAGGCTAAATAG
- a CDS encoding Gfo/Idh/MocA family oxidoreductase — protein MWKIGIVGAGYWSDKHLQAWQRIPGVQIQGLCELDAVKLHSKGEAYGIPRDMLYSTLEEMLSSAELDVVDIITAPDTHPGLVGLAAQAGKHIMCQKPFARSMEEACEMVETARAAGVRLMVTENWRWLQPIQAIRKLLDVGAAGQLQTIRYIHTDYYSPRFAPENELPQPFFREMPRLLFYEMGVHWYDTWRFLFGEPKRLYAETRKASPYIAGEDAGLITLGYEDYMGLMDMSWATRQNLPGRLTLPVLPDHKEQLIIEGDQATIKLYSSGTLSLIDNSGTETVVSEKNGLDFEESHYRLQSHFIECLNTGEEFQTSGEDNLKTLELVFGTYRSAEEHEVIHLA, from the coding sequence ATGTGGAAGATTGGTATAGTGGGCGCCGGGTATTGGTCAGATAAGCATTTGCAGGCATGGCAGCGTATCCCCGGCGTTCAGATTCAAGGCCTGTGCGAACTGGATGCGGTTAAGCTGCACAGTAAGGGGGAGGCATACGGGATTCCCCGGGACATGCTGTACTCCACGCTGGAAGAGATGCTGTCTTCTGCGGAGCTGGATGTAGTGGATATTATTACTGCGCCGGATACCCATCCCGGGCTGGTCGGACTGGCCGCACAGGCCGGGAAGCATATCATGTGCCAAAAGCCTTTTGCCCGTTCTATGGAGGAAGCTTGTGAAATGGTGGAAACGGCGCGTGCTGCGGGCGTCCGGCTGATGGTTACCGAGAACTGGCGCTGGCTGCAGCCGATTCAAGCTATCCGCAAGCTGCTGGATGTGGGAGCGGCAGGACAGCTCCAGACGATCCGCTATATTCACACGGATTATTATTCACCACGGTTTGCCCCGGAGAATGAGCTGCCGCAGCCGTTCTTCCGGGAGATGCCGAGGCTGCTGTTCTATGAGATGGGGGTTCACTGGTATGATACGTGGCGCTTCCTGTTCGGGGAGCCGAAGCGGCTGTATGCGGAGACCCGGAAGGCCAGCCCGTATATTGCCGGGGAGGACGCCGGGCTGATTACCCTCGGCTATGAGGATTATATGGGCCTGATGGATATGAGCTGGGCCACCCGGCAGAATCTGCCGGGCAGGCTCACGCTGCCTGTGCTGCCGGACCATAAGGAACAGCTGATTATTGAAGGCGATCAGGCAACGATCAAGCTGTACAGCAGCGGTACCCTCAGCCTGATCGATAACAGCGGTACCGAGACGGTCGTGTCGGAGAAGAACGGGCTTGATTTTGAAGAGAGCCATTACCGCCTGCAGTCGCATTTCATTGAATGCCTGAACACTGGCGAGGAATTCCAGACGAGCGGCGAAGATAATCTGAAGACACTGGAGCTTGTATTCGGGACCTACCGAAGTGCGGAGGAGCATGAGGTTATTCATTTGGCATAG
- a CDS encoding serine/threonine protein kinase, whose amino-acid sequence MDKLLEQITGELLGLVKIESVNPLEPVKVSRVPKLWRVLGTGNYAAVFCRQGAEAYAVKIYAPGRPGIEEEAEVYRRLGQHPAFSECYYAGADYLVLKRLGGVTFYDAMKRGILITGQAIEDIDNALQYARSRGLRPHDIHAKNVMLRDGRGLIVDVSDFLKDDDCSMWEDYKRLYYRLYRPVASRRVFPVPRLILETVRRGYRFWRRRKQGRTGFTLFRK is encoded by the coding sequence ATGGACAAGCTGCTGGAGCAGATCACGGGCGAGTTGCTGGGGCTGGTTAAAATAGAGAGCGTGAATCCGCTGGAGCCGGTGAAGGTCAGTCGTGTACCGAAGCTCTGGAGGGTACTCGGAACCGGAAATTATGCGGCTGTCTTCTGCCGTCAGGGGGCTGAGGCTTACGCAGTGAAGATCTACGCGCCGGGCAGGCCGGGCATTGAGGAAGAAGCAGAGGTGTACCGCCGCCTTGGGCAGCATCCGGCTTTCTCGGAATGCTATTATGCCGGAGCGGATTACCTGGTCCTCAAAAGGCTGGGCGGAGTCACCTTCTACGATGCCATGAAACGGGGCATTCTCATTACCGGACAGGCCATTGAAGACATTGACAACGCGCTTCAGTATGCGAGATCCCGGGGACTGCGCCCGCATGATATCCACGCCAAGAATGTGATGCTCCGGGACGGCCGGGGACTGATTGTAGATGTCTCGGATTTCCTGAAGGATGATGATTGCAGCATGTGGGAGGATTACAAGCGGTTGTATTACCGGTTATACAGGCCGGTGGCCTCCCGCCGGGTATTTCCCGTTCCCCGTCTGATTTTGGAGACAGTCCGCAGAGGGTACCGGTTCTGGCGGCGGCGGAAGCAGGGGCGGACCGGGTTCACTCTTTTCCGGAAATGA
- a CDS encoding helix-turn-helix domain-containing protein, which translates to MNDSNIRKPEGFEEEKLYVLPEYWMKELEQEELTASLFITDIGYFPNARHHFRERLEGSPSHILILCEAGEGWVELNHGEAMTLQPGDMMIIPPGTPHRYGAMQEKPWSIYWFHFKGSHADRLVKLFGLSGAPFALAPSGKARLIDWFVPAYELLAERTYALATHVHIAQTVRQLLSGIGLSTGKSAQEKKRETYLEQAIQYMNGRLGSTLTLPELAKHAGVSKQHLIYIFNAETGVSPIEYFLRLKIQRAGHLLDLTELSIKEVGSAVGINDPYYFSRLFKRISGFSPSSYRRIPKG; encoded by the coding sequence ATGAATGATAGTAATATCCGTAAGCCGGAAGGATTCGAGGAGGAGAAGCTGTACGTGCTGCCGGAGTACTGGATGAAGGAGTTAGAGCAGGAGGAGCTGACCGCCTCCTTGTTCATTACGGACATCGGGTACTTCCCGAATGCCCGGCATCATTTCAGGGAACGCCTGGAAGGCAGCCCGTCGCATATCTTGATCTTATGTGAAGCAGGGGAGGGCTGGGTGGAGCTGAACCACGGGGAGGCGATGACCCTGCAGCCGGGGGACATGATGATTATTCCACCAGGCACCCCTCACCGGTACGGGGCCATGCAGGAGAAGCCATGGAGCATTTACTGGTTCCATTTCAAAGGAAGCCATGCCGACCGGCTGGTGAAGCTGTTCGGATTGTCCGGTGCCCCCTTCGCCTTAGCCCCGAGCGGCAAGGCCCGGCTCATCGACTGGTTCGTCCCTGCTTATGAGCTGCTGGCTGAGCGAACTTATGCCCTGGCTACCCATGTGCACATCGCTCAGACGGTTAGGCAACTGCTCTCCGGGATAGGCCTCAGTACCGGGAAATCAGCTCAGGAGAAGAAGCGGGAGACGTATCTGGAACAGGCAATCCAGTATATGAACGGACGGCTGGGCAGCACCCTCACCCTGCCCGAGCTCGCTAAGCATGCCGGCGTGTCGAAGCAGCATCTGATCTATATCTTCAACGCCGAGACCGGGGTCTCCCCGATCGAATATTTCCTGCGGCTCAAAATCCAGCGCGCTGGCCATCTGCTCGATCTTACCGAACTCAGCATTAAGGAGGTCGGCTCTGCCGTAGGGATCAACGACCCTTATTATTTCTCCCGGCTGTTCAAGCGAATCTCCGGCTTCTCCCCCTCCAGCTATCGCCGAATTCCGAAGGGGTGA